In a genomic window of Kineococcus endophyticus:
- a CDS encoding citrate/2-methylcitrate synthase, with protein MAPPTPTPAPALSSALSSAEAAHRLGVRRATLYAYVSRGLLHAHRTPGGSLFDASEVDALAARGRNRPAGAVETVRSDLTSLDDDRLRYRGQDAVALSRTHSLESVARLLWTGTATPGPFAADRELTAGVDAVVRALPEDVRPAARLRVAVAAAGALLRSGPGPDPEPGPEPLLSAVLDRGGGVAATVDEVLGTPGDWGPALVLLADHGLAVSTVAARVAASARASLPAVLSAALGAADGPLHAGASVVAHRFLERVLQDGPAAALAGLAGRVPPGFGTVVHTSADPRAEALLDALPPGEVADALPELLVHVLRAHGVGAYPNVDLGLAAHALVRGLPAHAGEFVFAVARTAGWVAHALEEYRAPALRFRVRGLHGT; from the coding sequence GTGGCGCCACCGACCCCCACCCCGGCTCCCGCGCTGTCGTCGGCCCTGTCGTCCGCGGAGGCGGCCCACCGGCTCGGCGTCCGCCGGGCGACGCTCTACGCCTACGTCAGCCGCGGCCTCCTGCACGCCCACCGGACGCCGGGCGGCAGCCTGTTCGACGCGTCGGAGGTGGACGCCCTCGCCGCGCGGGGCCGCAACCGTCCGGCGGGGGCGGTGGAGACGGTCCGCAGCGACCTGACCTCCCTGGACGACGACCGGCTGCGCTACCGCGGCCAGGACGCGGTCGCGCTGTCCCGCACGCACTCCTTAGAGTCCGTCGCCCGCCTGCTGTGGACGGGGACGGCGACCCCGGGCCCCTTCGCGGCCGACCGGGAGCTCACGGCCGGCGTCGACGCCGTCGTGCGGGCACTGCCGGAGGACGTCCGGCCGGCCGCGCGCTTGCGGGTGGCCGTCGCCGCGGCGGGGGCCCTGCTGCGCTCCGGACCCGGACCCGACCCCGAGCCCGGTCCCGAGCCGTTGCTGTCGGCCGTCCTGGACCGCGGGGGCGGGGTCGCCGCGACCGTCGACGAGGTGCTCGGCACGCCGGGCGACTGGGGACCGGCCCTGGTCCTGCTCGCCGACCACGGGCTCGCGGTCTCGACGGTCGCGGCGCGCGTCGCAGCCAGCGCCCGGGCGTCGTTGCCCGCCGTCCTGTCGGCAGCGCTGGGGGCGGCGGACGGGCCGCTGCACGCGGGCGCCTCGGTCGTGGCCCACCGTTTCCTGGAGCGCGTGCTGCAGGACGGACCCGCGGCGGCGCTCGCCGGGCTCGCCGGTCGCGTCCCACCGGGGTTCGGGACCGTCGTCCACACGAGCGCCGACCCGCGCGCCGAGGCCCTCCTCGACGCCCTGCCCCCGGGGGAGGTCGCGGACGCGCTGCCGGAGCTCCTCGTGCACGTCCTGCGCGCGCACGGGGTGGGCGCCTACCCGAACGTCGACCTCGGCCTGGCCGCGCACGCCCTCGTCCGGGGGCTGCCCGCCCACGCCGGGGAGTTCGTCTTCGCGGTCGCCCGGACCGCCGGCTGGGTGGCGCACGCGCTCGAGGAGTACCGCGCGCCCGCGCTGAGGTTCCGCGTCCGCGGTCTTCACGGAACGTGA
- a CDS encoding GntT/GntP/DsdX family permease has product MPVSVPSLVPAAVQTAAWTGHDTRLVVAALLGIAVVVVTVSWAKLNAFIALLLGSAVLGLVAGLSVSDIVTSFSIGLGDADGAAGGAGKTFADVGILVALGAVLGRFLADSGGANEIVDRIVDRVHGKALPWALAGAAALVGLPMFFEIGLVLLVPIVLLVVKRTGRPVLALGIPALAGLSVLHGFVPPHPGPLVAIANLNADLGLTLGFGLLLAIPTVVIAGPLLAPLVSKYGPQDAEHLPTSGGDLGGADETTRRPKLLAVLTVVLLPVVLMLARAVAEIVSGKGNAVHDLLYALGTPLVALLIGVLVAIPLLGTAVGMDRRKIGATIDASLPPIASTLLIIAAGGGFKQVLVDAKIGDLVGQQAAALALSPLVLGWLVAVFIRLATGSATVATITAAGIVAPLAGDLSANHLALLALSIGAGSLFFSHVNDVGFWLVKQFFGLTVGQTLKSWSVMETVISVCGLAGVLLLSLVV; this is encoded by the coding sequence ATGCCCGTGTCCGTCCCCTCGCTCGTCCCGGCCGCGGTGCAGACCGCGGCCTGGACCGGCCACGACACGCGGCTGGTGGTCGCGGCGCTGCTGGGGATCGCGGTCGTCGTCGTGACCGTGTCCTGGGCCAAGCTCAACGCGTTCATCGCCCTGCTGCTGGGGTCGGCGGTCCTCGGCCTGGTCGCCGGGCTGTCCGTCTCGGACATCGTCACGTCGTTCTCGATCGGGCTCGGGGACGCCGACGGGGCCGCCGGGGGTGCGGGGAAGACGTTCGCCGACGTCGGCATCCTCGTGGCCCTCGGCGCCGTCCTCGGTCGTTTCCTCGCCGACTCCGGCGGGGCGAACGAGATCGTCGACCGGATCGTCGACCGCGTCCACGGCAAGGCCCTCCCGTGGGCGCTGGCCGGCGCGGCCGCGCTCGTCGGCCTGCCGATGTTCTTCGAGATCGGCCTCGTGCTGCTCGTCCCGATCGTGCTGCTCGTCGTCAAGCGCACCGGCCGGCCCGTCCTGGCCCTCGGGATCCCCGCCCTGGCGGGGTTGTCCGTCCTGCACGGGTTCGTCCCGCCGCACCCCGGCCCCCTCGTGGCCATCGCCAACCTCAACGCCGACCTCGGCCTGACGCTGGGGTTCGGGTTGCTGCTCGCGATCCCGACCGTGGTCATCGCCGGGCCGCTGCTGGCCCCGCTCGTCTCGAAGTACGGCCCGCAGGACGCCGAGCACCTGCCCACCTCCGGCGGCGACCTCGGCGGCGCGGACGAGACCACGCGCCGGCCGAAACTGCTCGCGGTGCTCACCGTCGTGCTGCTGCCGGTCGTGCTCATGCTGGCCCGCGCCGTCGCCGAGATCGTCTCGGGCAAGGGCAACGCGGTCCACGACCTGCTCTACGCCCTCGGCACCCCGCTGGTGGCCCTGCTCATCGGCGTGCTCGTGGCGATCCCGCTGCTCGGGACCGCCGTCGGCATGGACCGGCGCAAGATCGGCGCGACCATCGACGCCTCGCTGCCGCCCATCGCCTCGACGCTGCTCATCATCGCCGCGGGCGGCGGGTTCAAGCAGGTGCTCGTCGACGCGAAGATCGGCGACCTCGTCGGCCAGCAGGCCGCCGCGCTGGCGCTGTCGCCGCTGGTGCTCGGCTGGCTCGTCGCCGTCTTCATCCGCCTGGCCACCGGCTCCGCGACCGTCGCGACCATCACCGCGGCCGGCATCGTCGCGCCCCTGGCCGGGGACCTCAGCGCCAACCACCTCGCGCTGCTCGCGCTCTCGATCGGCGCCGGCTCGCTGTTCTTCTCCCACGTCAACGACGTCGGGTTCTGGCTGGTCAAGCAGTTCTTCGGCCTCACCGTCGGGCAGACGCTCAAGAGCTGGTCGGTCATGGAGACGGTGATCTCCGTCTGCGGGCTGGCCGGGGTGCTGCTGCTCTCCCTCGTCGTCTAG
- a CDS encoding LacI family DNA-binding transcriptional regulator yields MAAVSIKEVAARAGVSIGTVSNVLNRPQTVTETNRLRVQEAIEELGYVRNESARQLRMGRSRFLALVVLDIANPFFTELARGAELTAEAGGHTLLLCSSAEDLARERRHLEVLRQQRVAGIVLSPVDTSEERLAELRRLDVPLVLLDRSDPDGPTPSVSVDDVEGGRLAVAHLLAAGHRHIAVVGGPHGFLQVDHRIQGARRAVADAGLPPETLVEVEVPAMHLENGRAVGATLDSWGRPDRPTAVFCLNDLLALGVLQEVVQRGLKVPDDLALVGYDDIDFAAAATVPLTSVRQPTDLLGRSAVEMLLQRAAADAAGATAERTVDVRDDLPVVVPDRQVVYLPELVVRASSS; encoded by the coding sequence GTGGCCGCAGTGAGCATCAAGGAGGTCGCCGCCCGGGCCGGGGTCTCCATCGGAACGGTGAGCAACGTCCTCAACCGCCCCCAGACCGTCACCGAGACCAACCGCCTGCGCGTGCAGGAGGCCATCGAGGAACTCGGGTACGTCCGCAACGAGTCGGCGCGGCAGCTGCGGATGGGCCGCAGCCGCTTCCTCGCCCTCGTCGTGCTCGACATCGCGAACCCGTTCTTCACCGAACTGGCCCGGGGCGCGGAACTCACCGCCGAGGCCGGCGGGCACACCCTCCTGCTGTGCAGCAGCGCCGAGGACCTCGCCCGCGAGCGCCGCCACCTCGAGGTCCTGCGCCAGCAGCGGGTCGCCGGGATCGTCCTGTCCCCCGTCGACACCTCCGAGGAACGGCTGGCGGAACTGCGCCGGCTCGACGTGCCCCTCGTCCTGCTGGACCGCAGCGACCCGGACGGCCCCACCCCGTCGGTGTCGGTGGACGACGTCGAGGGCGGCCGCCTCGCGGTCGCGCACCTGCTCGCGGCGGGGCACCGGCACATCGCCGTCGTCGGGGGTCCCCACGGTTTCCTGCAGGTGGACCACCGGATCCAGGGGGCCCGTCGGGCGGTGGCCGACGCGGGTCTGCCACCGGAGACCCTCGTCGAGGTCGAGGTGCCGGCGATGCACCTGGAGAACGGACGGGCGGTCGGGGCCACCCTGGACTCCTGGGGCCGTCCGGACCGGCCGACGGCCGTGTTCTGCCTCAACGACCTCCTGGCGCTCGGCGTGCTGCAGGAGGTCGTGCAGCGGGGGCTGAAGGTTCCGGACGACCTGGCCCTCGTGGGGTACGACGACATCGACTTCGCCGCCGCGGCCACCGTCCCACTGACGTCGGTCCGCCAGCCGACGGACCTGCTCGGCCGCTCGGCCGTGGAAATGCTGCTCCAGCGGGCCGCCGCCGACGCAGCGGGCGCCACGGCGGAACGGACCGTGGACGTGCGGGACGACCTGCCGGTCGTGGTGCCCGACCGGCAGGTCGTCTACCTGCCCGAACTCGTGGTCCGGGCCTCCTCGTCCTAG
- a CDS encoding ATP-dependent Clp protease ATP-binding subunit, producing the protein MFERFTDRARRVVVLAQEEARMLNHNYIGTEHILLGLIHEGEGVAAKALESLGISLDAVREQVQEIIGQGQQAPSGHIPFTPRAKKVLELSLREALQLGHNYIGTEHILLGLIREGEGVAAQVLVKLGADLNRVRQQVIQLLSGYQGKEPATAGGPQEGTPSGSLVLDQFGRNLTQAAREGKLDPVIGRDPQIERVMQVLSRRTKNNPILIGEPGVGKTAVVEGLAQSVVRGEVPETLKDKQIYTLDLGALVAGSRYRGDFEERLRKVLKEIRTRGDIILFIDEIHTLVGAGAAEGAIDAASILKPMLARGELQTVGATTLDEFRKHIEKDPALERRFQPIQVPEPTLSHAIEILKGLRDRYEAHHRVSITDAALVAAATLADRYVNDRYLPDKAIDLIDEAGARLRIRRMTAPPDLREFDERIADVRREKESAIDAQDFEKAASLRDKEKKLLAQKGEREKQWKSGDMDVVAEVDEELIAEVLATATGIPVVRLTEEESSRLLNMEAELHKRVIGQNDAIKALSQAIRRTRAGLKDPKRPGGSFIFAGPTGVGKTELAKALAEFLFGEEDALIQLDMSEFSEKHTVSRLFGSPPGYVGYEEGGQLTEKVRRKPFSVVLFDEVEKAHPDIFNSLLQILEDGRLTDSQGRMVDFKNTVIIMTTNLGTRDISKGVGTGFAAGSQTQLTNYERMKSKVNEELKQHFRPEFLNRVDDIVVFPQLTQEEIIQIVDLFLARLDSRLKDKDMGIELTPSAKVLLATKGYDPVLGARPLRRTIQRDIEDVLSEKILFGDLRAGQIVSVDTEGEGDAKKFTFEGTSKDDLPVTVPVGDGTTSTGPDLSKD; encoded by the coding sequence ATGTTCGAGAGGTTCACCGACCGCGCCCGACGGGTCGTCGTCCTGGCCCAAGAAGAGGCCCGGATGCTCAACCACAACTACATCGGGACCGAGCACATCCTGCTCGGCCTGATCCACGAGGGTGAAGGCGTCGCCGCCAAGGCCCTCGAGTCGCTGGGCATCTCCCTGGACGCCGTCCGCGAGCAGGTCCAGGAGATCATCGGCCAGGGCCAGCAGGCCCCGTCCGGTCACATCCCCTTCACCCCCCGCGCCAAGAAGGTCCTCGAGCTGTCGCTGCGCGAAGCGCTGCAGCTGGGCCACAACTACATCGGGACCGAGCACATCCTGCTCGGCCTCATCCGCGAGGGTGAAGGCGTCGCCGCCCAGGTGCTCGTCAAGCTCGGCGCCGACCTCAACCGGGTGCGTCAGCAGGTCATCCAGCTGCTGTCCGGCTACCAGGGCAAGGAGCCCGCGACCGCCGGTGGTCCGCAGGAGGGCACGCCGTCGGGCTCGCTCGTCCTCGACCAGTTCGGCCGCAACCTCACCCAGGCCGCCCGCGAGGGCAAGCTGGACCCGGTCATCGGCCGCGACCCGCAGATCGAGCGCGTCATGCAGGTCCTCTCGCGCCGCACGAAGAACAACCCGATCCTCATCGGGGAGCCGGGCGTCGGGAAGACCGCCGTCGTCGAGGGGCTGGCCCAGTCCGTCGTGCGCGGCGAGGTCCCCGAGACGCTCAAGGACAAGCAGATCTACACGCTGGACCTCGGCGCCCTCGTCGCCGGCTCCCGCTACCGCGGTGACTTCGAGGAGCGCCTGCGCAAGGTCCTCAAGGAGATCCGCACCCGCGGCGACATCATCCTGTTCATCGACGAGATCCACACCCTCGTGGGTGCGGGTGCCGCCGAGGGCGCGATCGACGCCGCGAGCATCCTCAAGCCGATGCTGGCCCGCGGTGAGCTGCAGACCGTCGGGGCGACGACCCTCGACGAGTTCCGCAAGCACATCGAGAAGGACCCGGCCCTGGAGCGCCGCTTCCAGCCGATCCAGGTCCCCGAGCCGACGCTGTCGCACGCGATCGAGATCCTCAAGGGCCTGCGCGACCGGTACGAGGCGCACCACCGCGTCTCCATCACCGACGCGGCCCTCGTGGCCGCGGCGACGCTGGCCGACCGCTACGTCAACGACCGGTACCTGCCGGACAAGGCGATCGACCTCATCGACGAGGCGGGCGCGCGACTGCGCATCCGCCGCATGACCGCACCGCCGGACCTGCGCGAGTTCGACGAGCGCATCGCCGACGTCCGCCGCGAGAAGGAGAGCGCGATCGACGCGCAGGACTTCGAGAAGGCGGCCTCGCTGCGCGACAAGGAGAAGAAGCTCCTGGCGCAGAAGGGCGAGCGCGAGAAGCAGTGGAAGTCCGGTGACATGGACGTCGTCGCCGAGGTGGACGAGGAGCTGATCGCCGAGGTGCTGGCCACCGCGACGGGCATCCCCGTCGTGCGCCTGACCGAGGAGGAGTCCTCGCGCCTGCTCAACATGGAGGCCGAGCTCCACAAGCGCGTCATCGGGCAGAACGACGCCATCAAGGCGCTGTCCCAGGCCATCCGCCGCACGCGGGCCGGCCTCAAGGACCCCAAGCGCCCCGGTGGGTCGTTCATCTTCGCCGGCCCCACGGGCGTCGGGAAGACGGAGCTGGCCAAGGCGCTCGCGGAGTTCCTCTTCGGCGAGGAGGACGCGCTCATCCAGCTCGACATGAGCGAGTTCTCCGAGAAGCACACCGTCTCGCGCCTGTTCGGCTCGCCCCCCGGCTACGTCGGGTACGAGGAGGGTGGCCAGCTGACGGAGAAGGTGCGCCGCAAGCCGTTCTCGGTCGTCCTCTTCGACGAGGTCGAGAAGGCCCACCCGGACATCTTCAACTCGCTCCTGCAGATCCTGGAGGACGGTCGCCTGACCGACTCCCAGGGCCGCATGGTCGACTTCAAGAACACCGTGATCATCATGACCACGAACCTCGGCACCCGGGACATCTCCAAGGGCGTCGGCACCGGGTTCGCGGCCGGGTCGCAGACCCAGCTGACGAACTACGAGCGGATGAAGTCGAAGGTCAACGAGGAGCTCAAGCAGCACTTCCGGCCGGAGTTCCTCAACCGCGTCGACGACATCGTCGTGTTCCCGCAGCTGACGCAGGAGGAGATCATCCAGATCGTCGACCTGTTCCTGGCCCGGCTCGACAGCCGCCTCAAGGACAAGGACATGGGCATCGAGCTCACGCCGTCCGCGAAGGTGCTGCTGGCCACGAAGGGTTACGACCCGGTCCTCGGTGCTCGTCCGTTGCGCCGCACCATCCAGCGCGACATCGAGGACGTCCTGTCCGAGAAGATCCTCTTCGGCGACCTGCGCGCGGGCCAGATCGTCTCGGTCGACACCGAGGGCGAGGGCGACGCGAAGAAGTTCACCTTCGAGGGCACCTCCAAGGACGACCTGCCCGTGACCGTCCCCGTCGGTGACGGCACCACGAGCACAGGCCCCGACCTGTCGAAGGACTGA
- a CDS encoding amino-acid N-acetyltransferase, protein MPGSADVLVRPARTGDVRAVRRLVEEYARQRILLGKELITLYEAVQEFVVAELVDADGAGGRVVGCGALHVLWEDLAEVRTLAVDPTVRGTGAGHLILTALLDRADALGVTRLFCLTFEKAFFERHGFVEIEGTPVEPEVYAEMLRSHDEGVAEFLDLARVKPNTLGNSRMLRLTAPRAAPPDRGGA, encoded by the coding sequence ATGCCCGGCTCCGCAGACGTCCTCGTCCGTCCCGCCCGCACGGGGGACGTCCGCGCCGTTCGCCGGCTCGTCGAGGAGTACGCGCGGCAACGGATCCTGCTCGGCAAGGAACTCATCACCCTCTACGAGGCCGTGCAGGAGTTCGTCGTCGCCGAACTGGTCGACGCCGACGGTGCCGGGGGCCGCGTCGTGGGGTGCGGTGCGCTGCACGTGCTGTGGGAGGACCTCGCCGAGGTGCGCACCCTCGCCGTCGACCCGACGGTGCGGGGCACCGGCGCGGGGCACCTCATCCTCACCGCGCTGCTGGACCGGGCCGACGCCCTGGGGGTGACCCGGCTGTTCTGCCTGACCTTCGAGAAGGCGTTCTTCGAACGGCACGGGTTCGTCGAGATCGAGGGGACCCCGGTCGAGCCGGAGGTCTACGCCGAGATGCTGCGCAGCCACGACGAGGGGGTTGCGGAGTTCCTCGACCTGGCGCGCGTCAAACCGAACACGTTGGGCAACAGCCGGATGCTGCGTCTGACGGCACCACGGGCAGCACCACCGGACAGAGGAGGGGCATGA
- a CDS encoding citrate/2-methylcitrate synthase yields the protein MSAPTATSAATPSGDAPAGLRGVVVTTTELGDVRGEEGFFHYRQYSAVDLARTRTVEDVWFLLHRGHLPSAAELAAFRAEVAPLRVLPPVLVDVLPALAGGSPLAGVRTALSLLGAAEGARPVLDLSPQQRAADALRVCAVVPTVLAALHRTRAGLPLVAPREDLDAAANWLWMLTGAQAPEAHVRAVRRYLVATVDHGFNASTFTARVVASTGADVVAAVVAALGAFSGPLHGGAPDRALDALAEIGHPDRAAAWVLEQLAAGRRVMGFGHAVYRTRDPRSVLLRETALELGGDRAELAVAVEERVVAALAEAKPGRALHANVEYYAGVVMATCGIAPELFTPTFATSRVVGWCAHVLEQAADPRIIRPSARYTGPAAPVPVP from the coding sequence ATGAGCGCACCCACCGCCACCTCCGCTGCCACCCCTTCCGGCGACGCGCCCGCCGGGCTGCGCGGCGTCGTCGTCACCACGACCGAGCTCGGGGACGTCCGCGGCGAGGAGGGGTTCTTCCACTACCGGCAGTACTCCGCCGTCGACCTGGCCCGCACGCGCACCGTCGAGGACGTCTGGTTCCTGCTGCACCGCGGCCACCTGCCGTCCGCGGCGGAGCTGGCGGCCTTCCGGGCCGAGGTCGCGCCGCTGCGGGTCCTGCCGCCGGTGCTCGTCGACGTCCTGCCGGCGCTCGCGGGCGGCTCCCCGCTCGCGGGGGTGCGGACGGCGCTGTCGCTGCTGGGGGCGGCCGAGGGGGCCCGGCCCGTCCTCGACCTCTCCCCGCAGCAGCGGGCGGCCGACGCGCTCCGCGTCTGCGCGGTCGTGCCGACGGTCCTCGCCGCCCTGCACCGCACGCGGGCCGGCCTCCCGCTCGTCGCGCCACGGGAGGACCTCGACGCGGCGGCGAACTGGCTGTGGATGCTGACGGGTGCGCAGGCTCCGGAGGCGCACGTCCGGGCCGTGCGCCGCTACCTCGTCGCGACCGTCGACCACGGCTTCAACGCCTCGACCTTCACGGCCCGCGTCGTCGCCTCGACGGGTGCCGACGTCGTCGCGGCGGTCGTGGCCGCGCTCGGCGCCTTCTCCGGCCCGCTGCACGGAGGCGCGCCCGACCGGGCCCTGGACGCGCTCGCGGAGATCGGCCACCCCGACCGCGCGGCGGCCTGGGTGCTCGAGCAGCTCGCCGCCGGCCGACGGGTCATGGGCTTCGGGCACGCCGTCTACCGGACGCGGGACCCGCGGTCGGTGCTGCTGCGGGAGACGGCCCTCGAGCTCGGCGGGGACCGCGCCGAGCTCGCCGTCGCCGTCGAGGAGCGGGTCGTGGCGGCCCTGGCGGAGGCCAAGCCGGGGCGCGCCCTGCACGCCAACGTCGAGTACTACGCCGGCGTGGTGATGGCGACGTGCGGCATCGCCCCCGAGCTCTTCACGCCCACCTTCGCCACGAGCCGGGTCGTCGGCTGGTGCGCCCACGTCCTCGAGCAGGCCGCGGACCCGCGGATCATCCGGCCCTCGGCCCGCTACACCGGTCCGGCCGCCCCCGTACCCGTCCCCTGA
- a CDS encoding A/G-specific adenine glycosylase, with product MSTAPADAGPDDIHDLDDLHTRVLDWYADHARDLPWRAADRTPWGVLVSEVMLQQTPVARVLPQWLAWMERWPTPSDLADAAPGDAVRAWDRLGYPRRALRRHAAAGAVRAEHGGEVPEDHARLLALPGVGTYTAAAVASFAFGQRHAVVDTNVRRVHARAVTGAAEPAAALTAAEQRLAVALLPEDAPTAARWAVAVMELGALVCTARSPRCDDCPLLDRCAWVLAGRPAHDGPARRGQAWAGTDRQVRGKLLSVLRGSADPVTADELAACWADDRQRARCLDGLVADGLVEPLPDGRFSLPRT from the coding sequence ATGAGCACCGCCCCCGCCGACGCAGGCCCCGACGACATCCATGACCTGGACGACCTGCACACCCGCGTCCTCGACTGGTACGCCGACCACGCGCGCGACCTGCCGTGGCGGGCCGCCGACCGCACCCCGTGGGGTGTGCTGGTGAGCGAGGTGATGCTGCAGCAGACGCCCGTCGCCCGGGTCCTGCCGCAGTGGCTGGCCTGGATGGAGCGCTGGCCCACGCCCTCGGACCTCGCCGACGCCGCGCCCGGGGACGCCGTGCGGGCCTGGGACCGGCTCGGCTACCCCCGTCGCGCCCTGCGCCGGCACGCCGCCGCCGGGGCCGTGCGCGCCGAGCACGGCGGCGAGGTGCCCGAGGACCACGCCCGGCTGCTGGCCCTGCCCGGCGTCGGGACCTACACGGCCGCGGCCGTCGCGTCCTTCGCCTTCGGGCAGCGGCACGCCGTCGTCGACACCAACGTCCGCCGCGTGCACGCGCGGGCCGTCACGGGCGCCGCCGAACCCGCGGCCGCCCTCACCGCCGCCGAGCAGCGGCTCGCCGTCGCCCTGCTGCCCGAGGACGCGCCCACGGCTGCCCGCTGGGCCGTCGCCGTCATGGAGCTCGGCGCCCTCGTCTGCACCGCCCGCTCCCCGCGCTGCGACGACTGCCCGCTGCTGGACCGCTGCGCCTGGGTCCTGGCCGGCCGCCCGGCCCACGACGGCCCCGCCCGCCGCGGCCAGGCCTGGGCGGGCACGGACCGCCAGGTGCGCGGCAAGCTGCTGTCCGTCCTGCGCGGCAGTGCCGACCCCGTGACCGCCGACGAGCTCGCCGCCTGCTGGGCCGACGACCGGCAGCGTGCCCGCTGCCTCGACGGCCTCGTCGCCGACGGCCTCGTCGAGCCCCTCCCCGACGGCCGCTTCTCCCTCCCCCGCACCTGA
- a CDS encoding gluconokinase yields the protein MSTTVIVMGVSGSGKTTLAQDLSKAKGWTYAEGDDFHSEANVEKMRSGHALTDEDRWPWLRSIAVWIGEREEAGESAVVTCSALKRVYRDLLAEGNPSVVFCELKVPDEVLEDRLAHREGHYMPASLLRSQLDTLEDLHPDERGFRVRVQGGPAQVLDEVLKHL from the coding sequence ATGAGCACGACCGTCATCGTCATGGGGGTCTCGGGCAGCGGGAAGACGACGCTGGCCCAGGACCTGTCCAAGGCCAAGGGGTGGACGTACGCCGAGGGCGACGACTTCCACAGCGAGGCCAACGTCGAGAAGATGCGGTCGGGCCACGCCCTGACCGACGAGGACCGCTGGCCGTGGCTGCGGTCCATCGCCGTCTGGATCGGTGAGCGCGAGGAGGCGGGGGAGTCGGCCGTCGTCACCTGCTCCGCCCTCAAGCGCGTCTACCGGGACCTGCTGGCCGAGGGGAACCCGTCCGTCGTCTTCTGCGAGCTGAAGGTGCCCGACGAGGTGCTCGAGGACCGGCTCGCGCACCGGGAGGGGCACTACATGCCGGCCTCCCTGCTGCGCAGCCAGCTCGACACCCTCGAAGACCTGCACCCCGACGAGCGGGGGTTCCGGGTACGGGTGCAGGGTGGTCCCGCCCAAGTTCTCGACGAGGTGCTGAAACACCTCTGA
- the arfB gene encoding alternative ribosome rescue aminoacyl-tRNA hydrolase ArfB, with protein sequence MDLVVNRRVTVPEAELRERFSRSSGPGGQGVNTTDSRVELSFDLLRSPSVPRDLRERALERLEARLVDGVVTVAASEHRAQLRNRAAAAERLRSLLALAFAPPPASRRATRPTRGSQRRRLDGKRRRGETKRLRRSSDD encoded by the coding sequence GTGGACCTCGTCGTCAACCGCCGGGTCACCGTCCCCGAGGCCGAGCTGCGCGAGCGGTTCTCCCGGTCGTCGGGACCCGGCGGGCAGGGGGTCAACACCACCGACTCCCGCGTGGAGCTGTCGTTCGACCTCCTCCGCTCACCGTCCGTGCCGCGGGACCTGCGCGAGCGCGCCCTGGAGCGGCTCGAGGCCCGGCTCGTCGACGGGGTCGTCACGGTGGCGGCGTCCGAGCACCGCGCGCAGCTGCGCAACCGGGCGGCGGCCGCGGAGCGGTTGCGGTCGCTGCTGGCGCTCGCCTTCGCCCCACCCCCGGCCTCCCGCCGCGCCACCCGCCCCACCCGCGGGTCCCAGCGCCGCCGCCTGGACGGCAAGCGCCGCCGCGGCGAGACCAAGCGCCTGCGCCGCTCCTCCGACGACTGA
- a CDS encoding 2'-5' RNA ligase family protein, giving the protein MEQTALVVEVPAAEAAVAHWRRRHDRAARAGVPAHVTVCFPFLPPHEVDDATEDALAALVTATPAFSLALTRVDGFGDAVLWLAPEPDEPLRALTRAVCATFGLLPYGGAHGGVEDAVPHLTVAEDPPDPAAVRADVAPRLPLTQHVDRLTLLQGSFVPDGWRVRRRFPLGRPTADPR; this is encoded by the coding sequence GTGGAGCAGACGGCGCTCGTCGTCGAGGTGCCCGCCGCGGAGGCCGCCGTCGCGCACTGGCGCCGCCGCCACGACCGCGCCGCCCGCGCGGGCGTCCCGGCCCACGTCACCGTCTGCTTCCCCTTCCTGCCGCCGCACGAGGTGGACGACGCCACCGAGGACGCGCTCGCGGCCCTGGTGACGGCGACGCCGGCCTTCTCCCTGGCCCTGACCCGCGTCGACGGCTTCGGCGACGCGGTGCTGTGGCTCGCTCCCGAGCCCGACGAACCGCTCCGGGCCCTGACCCGGGCCGTCTGCGCCACCTTCGGCCTCCTGCCCTACGGCGGCGCCCACGGCGGGGTCGAGGACGCGGTGCCGCACCTCACGGTCGCCGAGGACCCGCCCGACCCGGCCGCCGTCCGCGCCGACGTCGCGCCGCGGCTGCCGCTCACCCAGCACGTCGACCGGCTCACGCTGCTCCAGGGCTCCTTCGTCCCCGACGGGTGGCGCGTTCGCCGCCGCTTCCCGCTGGGTCGCCCGACAGCCGACCCGAGGTAG